Proteins encoded in a region of the Nitrospirota bacterium genome:
- the rimI gene encoding ribosomal protein S18-alanine N-acetyltransferase — translation MEGLTIRKMSYGDVPEVLAIENESFSTPWSATSFMYELTNPFSTLEVVVLNNKIVGYICTRIIAEEAHILNLAVHPEFRRRGIASKLIWDALKKLRLSAVNLVTLEVRASNTAAIKLYEKFGFEIIGNRKDYYQKPMEDAIVMELEFRG, via the coding sequence TTGGAAGGGCTAACAATAAGAAAGATGTCCTATGGTGATGTGCCAGAGGTTTTAGCCATTGAAAACGAATCTTTCAGCACACCCTGGTCTGCAACTTCTTTCATGTATGAGCTAACAAACCCATTCTCAACCCTCGAGGTTGTAGTCTTAAATAATAAAATTGTTGGTTATATCTGCACAAGGATTATTGCTGAAGAGGCCCATATATTAAACCTCGCAGTTCACCCTGAGTTCAGGCGCAGAGGAATTGCCAGTAAACTCATCTGGGATGCCCTGAAGAAACTAAGACTTTCGGCAGTAAACCTTGTTACCCTTGAGGTAAGGGCATCAAATACAGCAGCCATAAAATTATATGAAAAATTTGGCTTTGAGATCATTGGTAATAGAAAGGATTATTATCAAAAACCCATGGAGGATGCCATAGTAATGGAGCTGGAGTTCAGGGGTTAA